Proteins encoded together in one Portunus trituberculatus isolate SZX2019 chromosome 39, ASM1759143v1, whole genome shotgun sequence window:
- the LOC123515517 gene encoding LOW QUALITY PROTEIN: follistatin-related protein 5-like (The sequence of the model RefSeq protein was modified relative to this genomic sequence to represent the inferred CDS: inserted 1 base in 1 codon) encodes MERVWLILALVTFSSAMSRRHRDATPYFDDESHRLWSSDAAELLEGETVDAHVIQHHDPCQAHFCERGRVCRLDHIGEPQCECQPFCSRHRKLVCGNDGXLYLNHCELHRAACFSGARIHIDRSRKCFRKGLMPITWDNTPSPATPAPHNREETLDLEPTQIRDDLTQGGGAVLTTRSPLEDDQNKLQNEVTHLEVGEQQDELVSSSSSSSSDSISNNSGSSSSSSSSASPNSLCSLQQYEILKDNLLLYHHARLMAENGRGSEREYLVSLMFSKFDTNNNGALDRTELTQVSQEEEVSRLAEDCSLADLLHFDDTNNDGQLNLNEFYTAFSKLYSVSVVSLDKALEVNQVSARVGDNLEIKCDVTGTPTPPIVWRRNGLDLAALNSEDIRVFMDGSLYLTRLQLVHAGNYTCHADRNKDVVQTHILTVHTVPTVQVTPHIQSLRPGEEAVMSCRATGEPFPKVDWLKNDEPLRVDIPHKYQVVGNGTQLRVRNIGYADTGAYMCQATSVGGMARDISSLIVQENPAPTGEQQESRVFVFHDWGVAVYEPDECRLFHVIQGTDVIPGTQEYVCGDKGTNCSWGRAINVAERYIYVTQPRLDRVLVVSVPQMVVVDVIVTDQYPVDLSYVPNLDQVWVLNWRSTKDDGIKTIQVIRDASQKKKHHTVHPEPIDGHFDLVENLFVPSTQDLGHDFRYAYVTHTNQRGLYKLDLANMKYVKTVDLTPYNCVPQHVVFSSLHGLVVMDCQEPVTGRRTGQLVLDYLTDAVLSHKPSLTGEPHVVPDSSLAVTVDTQDHVKIVVQKVTDHGLDYMFDVITTLNVSDVTFFPSRLTHSYDLFAASTDKDDIFFLDLHTGKVEMITGVGRAMSADLAQWRNTNRPIVSSGVFGRFMVSPAEAAIFVINGETRTVNCEIGSLVHPRLAVWVTRKYI; translated from the exons ATGGAGCGAGTTTGGTTGATACTTGCTCTTGTGACGTTCTCCAGCGCCATG TCTCGGCGGCACCGGGACGCCACGCCTTACTTCGACGATGAGTCTCACCGGCTGTGGTCGTCTGATGCTGCAGAGTTGCTGGAGGGAGAGACAGTTGATGCCCACGTCATACAACACCATG ATCCATGCCAAGCACATTTCTGCGAGCGGGGACGTGTGTGTCGCCTGGACCACATTGGTGAGCCACAATGTGAATGCCAGCCCTTCTGTTCCCGCCACCGAAAGCTGGTGTGTGGCAATGATG GGCTGTACCTGAATCACTGTGAGCTGCACCGTGCTGCCTGCTTCAGTGGTGCCAGGATCCACATTGATAGGAGCagaaagtgtttcagaaaag GGTTGATGCCCATCACCTGGGACAACACCCCATCACCCGCCACACCAGCACCCCACAACAGGGAAGAGACGCTTGATCTGGAGCCAACACAGATCCGCGATGACCTGACACAA ggaggaggagcagtgctGACAACACGGTCACCTCTTGAAGATGATCAGAACAAATTACAGAATGAAGTTACACATTTAGAGGTTGGTGAGCAGCAAGATGAACTGGtatcaagcagcagcagcagtagtagtgacagcatcagcaacaacagtggcagcagcagtagcagcagcagcagtgcctcACCCAACAGTCTGTGTTCATTGCAGCAATATGAAATTCTTAAG GACAATCTCCTCCTGTACCACCATGCACGACTAATGGCTGAGAATGGCCGGGGCTCCGAGCGGGAATACTTGGTGAGCCTTATGTTTTCCAAATTTGACACCAACAACAACGGTGCCCTGGACCGCACAGAGCTGACACAG gtgtcacaggaagaggaagtgagtcGTCTGGCAGAGGACTGTTCACTGGCTGACCTTCTGCACTTTGATGACACAAACAACGATGGACAACTCAACCTCAATGAGTTCTATACCGCCTTCAGTAAGTTGTACA GTGTGTCAGTGGTATCCTTGGATAAGGCCCTGGAAGTGAACCAGGTGTCAGCACGAGTGGGTGACAACCTGGAGATCAAGTGTGACGTGACGGGCACCCCAACACCCCCTATTGTGTGGCGCCGCAATGGACTTGACTTGGCAGCACTTAACtctgag GACATTCGTGTGTTCATGGACGGATCACTGTACCTCACACGCCTGCAGTTGGTCCATGCTGGGAATTACACTTGTCATGCTGACCGGAACAAGGATGTGGTCCAGACACACATTCTGACAGTCCATA CCGTGCCCACAGTGCAGGTGACACCACACATTCAGAGTCTACGACCAGGTGAGGAAGCAGTGATGAGCTGCCGGGCCACAGGTGAACCCTTCCCCAAG GTGGACTGGCTCAAAAACGACGAACCGCTGCGGGTGGACATCCCCCACAAATACCAGGTGGTGGGCAACGGCACCCAGCTTAGGGTTCGCAACATTGGCTACGCAGACACTGGTGCCTATATGTGTCAAGCCACTAGTGTGGGTGGCATGGCGCGGGACATCAGCTCTCTTATTGTACAGGAGAACCCCGCTCCAA cTGGAGAGCAGCAGGAGAGCAGAGTGTTTGTATTCCATGACTGGGGAGTGGCAGTGTACGAACCTGATGAGTGTCGGCTCTTCCATGTCATCCAGGGCACTGATGTGATTCCTGGCACTCAGGAGTACGTGTGTGGGGACAAAG GCACCAATTGCTCCTGGGGTCGGGCCATCAACGTGGCTGAACGTTACATCTATGTCACACAGCCAAGACTGGACCGTGTGCTGGTGGTGTCAGTACCACAGATGGTAGTTGTGGAT GTGATAGTGACAGACCAGTACCCCGTGGACCTGTCCTATGTCCCCAACCTGGACCAGGTGTGGGTGCTCAACTGGCGCTCCACCAAGGATGACGGAATCAAGACCATACAG GTGATCCGAGATGCCTCTCAGAAGAAGAAGCACCACACCGTCCACCCCGAACCCATTGATGGCCACTTTGATCTTGTCGAGAATCTGTTTGTCCCCTCTACTCAG GACCTTGGACATGACTTCCGTTATGCCTACGTTACACACACTAACCAGCGTGGTCTCTACAAGCTTGATTTGGCCAACATGAAGTATGTGAAGACTGTTGACCTCACACCTTACAACTGCGTTCCTCAGCATGTTGTGTTCTCTTCCCTGC aTGGCTTGGTTGTGATGGACTGTCAGGAACCAGTGACTGGAAGGCGCACAGGACAGCTGGTGCTTGACTACCTGACAGATGCAGTCCTTAGCCACAAGCCATCACTAACAGGAGAGCCCCATGTTGTACCAGACTCTTCACTTGCTGTCACAGTGGACACACAGGATCATGTTAAGATTGTTGTCCAGAAAGTAACAG ATCATGGACTGGACTACATGTTTGATGTCATCACAACTCTCAATGTGAGTGATGtcactttcttcccctcccgccTCACACACAGCTATGATCTGTTTGCCGCCTCTACAGACAAGGATGACATATTCTTCCTGGACCTTCACACCG GTAAAGTGGAGATGATCACTGGGGTTGGGAGGGCTATGTCAGCTGACCTGGCCCAGTGGAGGAACACCAACCGACCCATCGTGTCCTCTGGAGTGTTTGGACGCTTCATGGTCTCCCCAGCAGAAGCCGCCATCTTTGTCATCAACGGAGAGACCAGAACAGTCAACTGTGAGATTGGCTCACTGGTGCACCCTCGCCTGGCCGTCTGGGTCACCAGGAAATACATTTAA